In Gimesia benthica, a single window of DNA contains:
- a CDS encoding DUF3712 domain-containing protein, whose amino-acid sequence MRKVQPYSGVYLRNTNITDQGLKQLHGLAVDEIDVTGTDVSDSAIAELLATIPADVECHIIRDPKIGM is encoded by the coding sequence GTGCGGAAGGTTCAGCCGTACTCAGGTGTCTATCTCAGAAATACGAACATCACGGACCAGGGCCTCAAACAGCTGCATGGTCTCGCGGTAGACGAAATCGACGTGACCGGCACCGATGTTTCAGATTCCGCAATCGCAGAGCTGCTGGCCACTATCCCCGCAGACGTAGAGTGTCACATCATACGTGATCCGAAGATTGGGATGTAG
- a CDS encoding DUF1294 domain-containing protein — protein MRSQGKITHWDDEKGFGFITPQDDGTEVFVHISAFTRTARRPQTGDPVSYETTPGKDGKPKAEHVRFSDQSVVKSLCSAPAVLFSVLFIGFLLVSVYFNRLSWLALVAYGAASVITFIAYAWDKSAAQRGKWRTAEATLHLMSLVGGWPGALAAQRLLRHKSSKQKFLVVYWLTVFLNVAAIGYVVWHGDFGLIK, from the coding sequence ATGCGTTCACAGGGAAAAATCACACACTGGGATGATGAAAAAGGCTTTGGCTTTATCACCCCCCAAGACGACGGCACAGAGGTCTTCGTGCACATCAGCGCTTTCACTCGAACTGCACGCCGGCCGCAGACAGGCGATCCTGTTTCATACGAAACAACCCCGGGCAAAGACGGTAAACCCAAGGCGGAGCATGTCCGTTTTTCAGACCAGTCCGTAGTCAAGAGTCTGTGCAGCGCTCCCGCTGTTCTGTTTTCGGTACTCTTTATCGGCTTTCTACTGGTCTCTGTTTATTTCAACCGGCTCTCCTGGCTGGCGCTGGTGGCATACGGTGCCGCGAGTGTGATCACATTTATCGCCTACGCCTGGGATAAGTCAGCGGCCCAACGGGGAAAGTGGCGGACAGCAGAAGCGACCCTGCACTTGATGTCGCTGGTAGGCGGCTGGCCCGGCGCCCTGGCCGCACAACGCCTGCTGCGACACAAATCCAGCAAACAGAAATTCCTGGTTGTGTATTGGCTGACCGTCTTCCTGAACGTGGCAGCAATCGGCTATGTAGTCTGGCACGGTGATTTCGGCTTGATCAAATAA
- a CDS encoding efflux RND transporter periplasmic adaptor subunit, with amino-acid sequence MKFTMTVASFLALISLSLTGCEYLPQTHAESHTAAPGKAHGEEHAEGHADEHGGAHAESHGEGHGEGGHHAVHKIIVTTPVKKDVISTQQYVCQIHSCQHIEVRALEGGYLEKINIKEGQHVKKGDLLFKILPTLFQARMESELAEANRVQIELDNAQSLMDKGIVSSQEIALKKAELAKAKAKVQLAQAELGFTNVKAPFDGIVDRQRNQLGSLIEEGDVLTTMSDNSLMWVYFNVPEAQYLEYKAELDKDGGKSDHLQIELKLANGEIFPQQGKIGAIEADFNNMTGNIPFRADFPNPEGLLRNGQTGTILIHRTLQNILVIPQRATFEILAKRYAFVVDKDNVVHQRDIEIEGEQDDIFVLKSGLKEGEKIILEGIRQVKDGDKIKYDFRDPQEVLSNLKYHAE; translated from the coding sequence ATGAAATTTACAATGACTGTCGCCAGCTTTCTGGCTTTGATTTCACTCTCGCTAACCGGTTGCGAGTATCTCCCGCAGACTCACGCCGAATCTCACACCGCAGCGCCAGGTAAGGCACATGGCGAAGAACACGCGGAAGGTCACGCCGATGAACATGGCGGTGCGCATGCAGAGTCTCACGGTGAGGGACATGGAGAAGGGGGACATCACGCGGTTCACAAGATTATTGTGACGACTCCGGTAAAAAAAGATGTGATCAGCACCCAGCAGTATGTCTGCCAGATTCACTCCTGTCAGCACATCGAAGTTCGCGCGCTGGAAGGCGGTTACCTGGAAAAGATTAATATTAAAGAAGGACAGCACGTCAAGAAGGGGGATCTGCTGTTCAAGATCCTGCCGACATTGTTCCAGGCCCGCATGGAATCAGAACTGGCGGAAGCCAATCGCGTACAGATTGAGTTGGATAACGCACAGTCGTTGATGGATAAGGGGATCGTTTCGTCACAGGAGATCGCGCTGAAAAAAGCGGAGCTGGCGAAGGCGAAAGCCAAAGTGCAACTGGCCCAGGCGGAACTGGGTTTTACGAATGTCAAAGCCCCCTTCGACGGGATCGTTGACCGCCAGCGGAATCAGCTGGGGAGTCTGATTGAAGAGGGAGACGTGCTGACGACCATGTCCGACAACAGTCTGATGTGGGTTTACTTTAACGTGCCCGAGGCACAGTACCTGGAGTACAAAGCCGAGTTGGATAAGGATGGCGGGAAATCGGACCATCTGCAGATCGAACTCAAACTGGCCAACGGCGAAATCTTTCCTCAGCAGGGGAAGATCGGTGCAATTGAAGCTGATTTTAATAACATGACGGGGAACATCCCCTTCCGTGCAGATTTTCCGAATCCGGAAGGGTTGCTGCGTAACGGTCAGACCGGAACGATTTTGATTCACCGCACCTTACAGAACATTCTCGTAATTCCACAGAGAGCGACTTTCGAGATTCTCGCCAAACGTTATGCGTTCGTTGTTGATAAGGACAACGTCGTACACCAGAGAGACATTGAGATCGAGGGCGAACAGGACGATATCTTCGTGCTCAAGAGTGGTCTCAAGGAAGGCGAGAAGATCATTCTCGAGGGAATTCGTCAGGTGAAGGACGGCGACAAGATCAAATACGATTTCCGTGACCCACAGGAAGTACTCAGTAACCTGAAATATCACGCGGAATAA
- a CDS encoding efflux RND transporter permease subunit, giving the protein MFAKFLHRPALAMVISLLILFMGGLAITALPISQFPSVAPPSVVVAVSYPGASAKILVDSTLVILERAINGVPNMRYMSSAATSAGEATIKIIFEPGTDPNTAVLNVNNRIQMVKNRLPPIVEREGIIVMQNMTSMLMYVNVYSKDPNVDQNFLYNYTTVNLLPEIKRIRGVGRAQILGNRAYAMRVELDLDRMRAYKISSADVMEAIKEQSMIGSPGRLGQATGTTSQTIEYVLTWIGRYNKPEQYENIILRANPNGEILRLKDVAKVNLGSSFYDLYSDIDGYPSASIVLKQIPGSNAADVIAKVKEKLKEIKTESFPPGMDYAISYDVSNFLDASIEKVLHTLFEAFILVSLVVFLFLGDFRSTLIPTLAVPVSLIGTFFFMSLFGMSINLITLFALVLAIGVVVDDAIVVVEAVHEKMHAKHLSPYAATKEVVAEISGAIIAITLVMTSVFIPVTFMPGAVGVFYRQFALTMAMSIVLSGVVALTLTPVLCAMILKPHTGYVEQKGIVGLINRLLKKISGRYAFVLRGLLCVFLGAAVGYGVYELLHVEIVHEVLSEQVELTHLRTVIIGVVMAVLFAFTFRAVFSGSEPNEKKKKGPIGIFLYYFDRGVDKVTNAFTWIVGLIITRRIFTMIVIGVFGYGILLVNEVLPSGFIPLEDQGVIYGIIQTPPGSTLEYTNSKSHELQKICEEFDEITSVTSLAGYEILTEGRGSNAGTCLINLKPWSERKLTSKEIIEELEQKGRAIANVKLEFFEPPAVPGFGAAGGFSLCLLDKTNSGDYDAFGKITENFLAELGKRKELKGLFTFFANNYPQYEVVIDNDVAMQKGVSIADAMENLSIVVGSTWEQGFIRFGQFYKVYVQSAPEFRRYPEDLRNMFVKNDEGEMVPYSAFMKIKKMQGMNEINRYNLYTTAIIQGAPSTGYSSGQAIDAIKEVAEKTLPHGYGIGWQGLAYDEASKGNTAIYIFAIVVIFVYLVLVGQYESFILPLAVIISLPVGLFGSFLMLKSMGLANDVYCQIGLVMLVGLLGKNAILIIEFAVQRRQEGLSIKDAGVEGGKLRFRPIVMTSFAFIAGLVPLVRATGPGAIGNRTIGTTAVGGMLMGTLIGVFVIPGLYFLFAKMSDGKKLIKDEHDEPLSELVEHRSHSDHYEEPEH; this is encoded by the coding sequence ATGTTCGCTAAATTTCTACATCGCCCGGCATTGGCGATGGTCATCTCGCTGCTCATCCTGTTTATGGGTGGGCTGGCGATCACGGCCCTGCCAATTTCCCAGTTTCCGTCTGTCGCTCCACCGAGTGTGGTTGTGGCCGTCTCCTATCCTGGTGCGAGTGCCAAAATTCTGGTTGACTCCACCCTGGTGATCCTGGAGCGAGCCATCAACGGTGTCCCCAACATGCGGTACATGAGCTCTGCCGCCACCAGTGCGGGTGAAGCCACGATCAAGATCATCTTTGAACCGGGTACTGACCCGAACACGGCGGTCTTGAACGTGAATAACCGTATTCAGATGGTGAAGAACCGTCTGCCCCCCATCGTGGAGCGTGAGGGGATTATCGTCATGCAGAACATGACGAGTATGTTGATGTACGTGAACGTCTACAGTAAAGACCCGAACGTCGACCAGAACTTCCTCTACAACTACACCACGGTGAACCTGCTTCCCGAAATTAAACGTATTCGCGGGGTTGGCCGGGCACAGATTCTCGGTAACCGTGCATACGCGATGCGGGTCGAACTGGATCTGGACCGGATGCGGGCCTATAAAATCTCTTCCGCAGACGTGATGGAAGCGATCAAGGAACAGAGTATGATCGGTTCTCCCGGGCGACTCGGTCAGGCGACGGGTACGACGTCGCAGACGATCGAGTACGTACTGACCTGGATCGGCCGGTACAATAAACCGGAGCAATACGAGAACATTATCCTGCGTGCGAACCCGAACGGGGAGATTCTGCGCTTAAAGGATGTGGCCAAGGTCAACCTGGGATCATCGTTCTACGACCTGTATTCGGACATCGACGGCTATCCTTCCGCGTCGATTGTGCTTAAGCAGATTCCGGGCTCTAACGCTGCGGACGTGATTGCGAAAGTGAAGGAGAAACTGAAAGAGATCAAGACGGAGTCATTCCCGCCGGGGATGGACTACGCGATCAGTTACGACGTTTCGAACTTCCTGGATGCTTCTATCGAGAAGGTGCTGCATACCCTGTTCGAAGCGTTTATCCTGGTGTCGCTGGTGGTCTTCCTGTTCCTGGGTGACTTCCGTAGTACGCTGATTCCGACGCTCGCGGTGCCGGTGTCGTTGATCGGGACATTCTTCTTTATGAGTCTGTTCGGCATGTCGATCAACCTGATTACGCTGTTCGCACTGGTGCTGGCGATCGGGGTTGTGGTCGACGACGCGATCGTGGTGGTGGAAGCGGTGCATGAAAAGATGCACGCCAAGCACCTCTCGCCATATGCAGCTACCAAAGAGGTGGTGGCTGAGATCAGCGGTGCGATCATCGCGATTACCCTGGTGATGACCTCCGTGTTTATTCCGGTGACCTTCATGCCCGGGGCGGTGGGTGTGTTCTATCGTCAGTTCGCATTGACGATGGCGATGTCCATTGTGCTGTCCGGTGTGGTCGCGTTGACACTGACGCCTGTGTTGTGTGCGATGATTCTCAAGCCGCATACCGGCTATGTCGAACAGAAGGGGATCGTCGGTCTGATTAACCGCCTGCTCAAGAAGATCAGTGGCCGGTATGCCTTTGTGCTGCGGGGACTGCTGTGTGTCTTCCTCGGGGCTGCAGTGGGATATGGCGTTTACGAACTGCTGCATGTGGAGATCGTGCACGAAGTGCTTTCGGAACAGGTTGAACTGACGCATCTGCGGACCGTGATTATCGGGGTCGTGATGGCGGTGTTGTTCGCCTTTACGTTCCGGGCGGTCTTCTCCGGCAGTGAACCCAACGAGAAGAAAAAGAAGGGGCCGATCGGCATCTTTCTGTACTACTTCGACCGGGGTGTGGACAAGGTGACGAATGCGTTTACCTGGATTGTGGGTCTGATCATCACCCGGCGTATCTTCACCATGATTGTGATTGGTGTATTCGGTTACGGGATTTTGCTGGTCAACGAAGTGCTGCCTTCCGGGTTCATTCCGCTGGAAGACCAGGGGGTAATCTATGGGATTATCCAGACGCCCCCCGGTTCCACGCTGGAGTATACGAACTCGAAGTCGCATGAACTGCAGAAGATCTGTGAAGAGTTCGATGAAATTACTTCAGTGACTTCACTGGCGGGTTACGAAATTCTGACGGAAGGTCGTGGTTCCAACGCGGGTACCTGTCTGATTAACCTGAAGCCCTGGTCCGAGCGGAAGCTGACTTCGAAAGAGATCATTGAAGAGCTCGAACAGAAAGGGCGGGCGATTGCCAACGTGAAGCTTGAATTCTTCGAGCCGCCTGCGGTGCCCGGTTTCGGTGCAGCCGGTGGTTTCTCGCTCTGTCTGCTCGATAAGACCAACAGTGGCGACTACGACGCGTTCGGTAAAATCACCGAAAACTTCCTGGCGGAACTGGGTAAGCGGAAAGAGTTGAAGGGTCTGTTTACCTTCTTCGCGAATAACTATCCGCAGTACGAAGTTGTGATCGACAACGACGTGGCGATGCAGAAGGGGGTCTCGATTGCAGACGCGATGGAAAACCTTTCGATTGTCGTGGGTAGTACATGGGAGCAGGGTTTCATTCGCTTCGGACAGTTCTACAAAGTGTATGTGCAGTCCGCGCCGGAGTTTCGTCGGTATCCTGAAGACCTGCGGAACATGTTCGTCAAAAATGATGAAGGAGAGATGGTACCTTACTCAGCGTTTATGAAGATCAAGAAGATGCAGGGGATGAACGAAATCAACCGTTATAACCTGTATACGACGGCGATTATTCAGGGAGCTCCTTCGACTGGTTACAGTTCCGGTCAGGCAATCGATGCGATTAAGGAAGTGGCGGAAAAGACGCTGCCTCACGGATATGGTATCGGCTGGCAGGGGCTGGCGTACGACGAGGCCAGCAAGGGGAATACGGCGATCTACATTTTTGCGATCGTGGTGATCTTTGTGTACCTGGTGCTGGTGGGTCAGTACGAGAGTTTCATTCTGCCCCTGGCGGTAATTATCTCGCTGCCCGTCGGTCTGTTTGGTTCGTTCCTGATGTTGAAGTCGATGGGGCTGGCCAACGATGTGTACTGTCAGATTGGTCTGGTCATGCTGGTGGGGCTGTTGGGTAAAAACGCGATTCTGATTATTGAATTCGCGGTACAGCGACGCCAGGAAGGACTGAGCATCAAGGATGCGGGGGTCGAAGGTGGTAAGCTGCGATTCCGGCCGATCGTGATGACGTCGTTCGCGTTTATCGCGGGTCTGGTTCCCCTGGTACGAGCTACGGGGCCGGGTGCCATCGGTAACCGAACTATTGGTACCACGGCGGTCGGTGGGATGCTCATGGGGACCCTGATCGGGGTGTTTGTGATCCCCGGTCTGTACTTTCTGTTCGCCAAGATGTCTGACGGGAAGAAGCTCATCAAGGATGAGCATGATGAACCGCTCAGCGAGTTGGTCGAGCACAGGAGTCACAGTGATCACTACGAAGAACCCGAGCATTAA
- a CDS encoding TolC family protein: MRWNSPTVFLYNAIQQPHVIALAMVCSMLLLSGCQIPDLFGASEGAPLPDDFSGRASVDSSADVGIKEFFDDPTLTFLIGQGLASNQELQIRNWEVQVASNEVLSRRGAYLPFVTVGAEGGVDRTSRFTPLGAAEDQLTYPGSGGANFPDPIGNVRLSANLLWRIDVWRELRNARDAAEQRLCEAIELRNYFVTQLVAEVADNYYELAALDQRLVYLNQTIELQKKSLEVAKFQKDAARGTELGVQRFLAEVRKNESEKLIVSQRIIEVENRINFLVGRYPQAVDRVGWDFIKLDSQPLHVGVPSQLLLNRRDIQAAEREVAASGLDVLVARARFFPRFDITASVGYEAFNPRYLFDPGAFIANAAGGLVAPLLNKKAIQADYKNANARQIQAIYHYQRTVLNAFTEVANGISKVEKYRSSVELKHSQVKALEESVSVATQLFQNARAEYIDVLFSQRDLLEARTDLIETKQQQLSAIVNTYQALGGGFLMSNAGDVYDEHFTPEPPQMDGGMGVPPVPDNFDMTSASGKASLMPGSEDQAPPAAPVTEIVLPPAPAPGKVSLESVQTEDESQPPSLGEVSLTPPVGDAALPPSLREDSL; encoded by the coding sequence ATGAGATGGAACTCCCCCACTGTTTTTTTATATAACGCGATCCAACAACCGCATGTGATTGCTTTGGCGATGGTCTGCAGCATGCTGCTGCTTTCAGGGTGTCAGATCCCGGATCTGTTTGGTGCGTCTGAAGGAGCGCCTCTGCCGGATGACTTCAGCGGGAGAGCAAGTGTCGACAGCTCCGCTGACGTGGGCATCAAGGAATTCTTCGATGATCCCACGCTGACCTTTCTGATTGGTCAGGGGCTGGCATCGAACCAGGAACTGCAGATCCGCAACTGGGAAGTCCAGGTCGCCAGCAACGAGGTCCTGTCGCGACGAGGTGCTTATCTCCCCTTCGTCACGGTGGGAGCTGAGGGGGGAGTTGATCGGACCAGTCGTTTCACTCCCCTGGGAGCCGCTGAGGATCAGTTAACCTACCCGGGTTCGGGCGGAGCGAATTTCCCGGACCCCATAGGGAATGTGAGACTGTCTGCGAATCTGTTATGGCGGATCGACGTCTGGCGTGAATTGAGAAATGCCCGCGATGCTGCAGAACAGCGTTTGTGCGAAGCAATTGAACTGCGGAACTATTTCGTGACCCAGCTGGTGGCTGAAGTTGCGGACAATTACTACGAGCTGGCTGCCCTGGATCAGCGACTGGTCTATCTGAATCAGACCATTGAACTGCAGAAGAAGAGCCTGGAAGTAGCGAAGTTCCAGAAGGATGCGGCTCGGGGAACCGAACTGGGTGTCCAGCGATTCCTGGCGGAAGTCCGTAAAAACGAGAGTGAAAAGCTGATCGTGAGTCAGCGGATTATTGAAGTCGAGAACAGAATCAACTTCCTCGTTGGTCGTTATCCACAAGCAGTGGACCGGGTTGGCTGGGATTTCATCAAGCTCGATTCTCAGCCTTTGCACGTCGGTGTTCCTTCACAGCTGCTGTTGAATCGTCGTGATATTCAGGCTGCGGAACGCGAAGTAGCTGCTTCCGGTCTGGATGTGCTGGTTGCCCGGGCCCGTTTCTTCCCCCGGTTTGATATTACTGCCAGCGTGGGATATGAGGCTTTCAATCCCCGTTACCTGTTTGATCCAGGTGCATTCATTGCGAATGCCGCCGGTGGTCTGGTCGCACCGCTGCTTAACAAGAAAGCCATCCAGGCGGATTACAAGAATGCGAACGCCCGCCAGATCCAGGCGATCTACCATTATCAGCGGACTGTGCTGAATGCATTCACGGAAGTCGCGAACGGAATCTCCAAAGTCGAGAAATACCGTTCCAGTGTCGAGCTCAAGCATAGCCAGGTGAAAGCCCTCGAAGAATCTGTTTCGGTGGCAACTCAACTGTTCCAGAACGCCCGGGCAGAATACATCGACGTGCTGTTCTCTCAGCGTGACCTGCTCGAAGCGAGAACCGACCTGATTGAGACCAAGCAGCAGCAGTTGTCTGCGATCGTCAATACTTATCAGGCTCTCGGTGGTGGTTTCCTGATGTCGAATGCTGGCGATGTGTATGACGAACACTTCACTCCGGAGCCGCCTCAAATGGACGGTGGCATGGGAGTGCCTCCCGTACCGGATAATTTCGATATGACATCGGCCTCGGGTAAAGCCAGCCTGATGCCAGGTTCAGAAGACCAGGCACCGCCGGCTGCTCCCGTCACGGAAATCGTGCTGCCACCCGCGCCTGCACCGGGTAAAGTCAGTCTGGAATCAGTTCAGACTGAGGACGAGTCGCAACCGCCTTCGTTGGGCGAAGTCAGTCTGACACCGCCGGTCGGCGATGCGGCACTGCCTCCTTCGCTGCGTGAGGACAGCCTGTAG
- a CDS encoding transposase, with the protein MLNRSVARLTLFEKPDDYAAFMRVVEETWQKNPLPIFAMSVMPNHWHFVVRPTTDTQLTDFFRRLTVTHTMRWHADYATGGTGHLYQGRFNSFPIQSDVHLLTVMRYVERNPLRANLVQQAEEWEYGSAWARQQKQDKPEWLATLKNPQLPRTWRALVNKPQTDAELAALRKCIVRGTPFGNEKWTSNTAQRLSLESTTRPRGRPRIRKES; encoded by the coding sequence GTGCTGAACCGGTCTGTTGCGCGGCTGACTCTGTTTGAGAAGCCAGACGATTATGCTGCGTTCATGCGAGTCGTCGAGGAAACGTGGCAGAAGAATCCTCTGCCGATCTTTGCGATGTCCGTGATGCCCAACCACTGGCACTTTGTCGTGCGACCTACCACGGATACCCAGTTAACGGACTTCTTCCGACGACTCACCGTCACTCACACGATGCGCTGGCACGCTGATTACGCAACGGGCGGTACCGGCCACCTCTATCAGGGACGCTTCAATTCGTTTCCGATTCAATCCGACGTCCATTTACTGACCGTCATGCGTTATGTTGAACGTAACCCGTTGCGGGCGAATCTGGTCCAGCAGGCAGAGGAGTGGGAGTACGGCTCCGCCTGGGCCCGGCAGCAGAAACAAGACAAGCCGGAATGGCTGGCGACACTCAAGAATCCGCAGTTGCCGCGGACCTGGCGGGCCCTGGTCAACAAACCCCAGACCGACGCCGAACTGGCGGCCCTCCGAAAATGCATTGTCCGCGGCACTCCCTTCGGCAATGAAAAATGGACCAGCAACACAGCCCAAAGGCTGTCATTGGAAAGTACCACCCGACCCCGAGGCAGACCACGCATCAGAAAAGAGTCCTGA
- a CDS encoding DUF1559 domain-containing protein produces MLRTPDQRRGFTLIELLVSISIIAVLIALLLPAVQQAREAARRSQCKNNLKQVGLALQNYHSDYLVFPLGVRNQYLGFGSSWWVGLLPYLEYGTLYNMYDHDVASCGFTPLNPALVADVSMPVMLCPSSPLDARVNGVLIPGVNMTMPHYAGISGATNTGTVMGDQLHFADDLFPSTDNSLCCLPHLDGRVAAGGVLIPNRTIAIRDITDGSSNTIVVGEISSSVLKSGVSLRVDAGNPSGWAAGTVSVGTPPKCWGPVVSRQRFRCST; encoded by the coding sequence ATGTTACGCACACCTGATCAAAGACGTGGATTTACACTGATTGAACTACTGGTATCTATCTCTATTATCGCTGTACTGATAGCACTACTGCTACCTGCAGTTCAGCAGGCGCGGGAGGCCGCCCGGCGTTCCCAGTGCAAAAACAATCTCAAGCAGGTCGGTTTGGCGCTGCAGAATTATCACAGCGACTACCTGGTATTTCCGCTGGGGGTCCGGAACCAGTACCTTGGTTTCGGGTCGAGCTGGTGGGTGGGGCTGCTGCCTTATCTGGAATATGGCACTCTTTACAACATGTATGATCACGACGTCGCCAGCTGCGGGTTCACGCCTTTGAATCCGGCGCTGGTGGCAGATGTCAGCATGCCGGTCATGCTGTGCCCGTCGAGTCCGCTGGATGCCCGTGTCAATGGTGTTCTGATCCCTGGGGTAAATATGACAATGCCCCACTACGCAGGAATTTCCGGGGCGACGAATACCGGTACTGTGATGGGCGATCAACTTCACTTTGCGGATGATCTGTTTCCTTCCACGGATAACTCACTTTGCTGTCTGCCCCACCTGGATGGGCGGGTTGCCGCGGGGGGCGTGCTGATTCCCAATCGGACCATCGCGATTCGAGACATCACAGACGGTTCATCAAATACGATTGTGGTGGGAGAGATCTCCAGCTCGGTGCTGAAGTCAGGGGTCAGTCTGCGTGTCGACGCGGGGAATCCGAGTGGCTGGGCCGCGGGAACGGTGAGTGTCGGGACGCCTCCCAAATGTTGGGGCCCGGTGGTTTCACGCCAGCGTTTCCGGTGTTCAACCTGA
- a CDS encoding H-X9-DG-CTERM domain-containing protein: MFNLTTVRYPIGTKDGGLPGIHTDGGPNNPLISAHSGGTQCLLTDGSVRFLSENMNLETLKNLCTRNDGKVLGEY, translated from the coding sequence GTGTTCAACCTGACAACGGTGCGTTATCCGATTGGAACGAAGGATGGCGGGCTGCCGGGCATTCATACGGATGGGGGGCCTAATAATCCACTGATTTCAGCGCATAGTGGCGGCACACAGTGTCTGTTGACGGACGGCTCGGTACGTTTTCTGAGTGAGAATATGAATCTGGAAACATTGAAAAATCTATGTACCCGCAATGACGGGAAGGTTCTCGGAGAATATTAA